The Oxyura jamaicensis isolate SHBP4307 breed ruddy duck chromosome Z, BPBGC_Ojam_1.0, whole genome shotgun sequence genome window below encodes:
- the S100Z gene encoding protein S100-Z: MSTPLEDAMNTLIRIFYHYSGKEGDRYKLSKAELKELLTSELTDFLSGQNDPLLVDKIMKDLDSNKDNEVDFNEFMTLVAALTVACNDFFEEQLKEEGF, translated from the exons ATGTCCACACCACTGGAGGATGCTATGAACACCTTGATCAGGATTTTTTACCACTACTCTGGCAAAGAAGGAGACAGATACAAGCTCAGTAAAGCAGAACTCAAGGAACTCCTCACCAGTGAGCTCACTGACTTCCTTTCA ggCCAAAATGATCCCCTGCTGGTCGATAAGATTATGAAAGATCTGGACTCCAATAAAGACAATGAAGTggattttaatgaatttatgaCTCTGGTTGCAGCTCTGACTGTGGCATGTAATGATTTCTTTGAAGAACAACTAAAGgaagaaggattttaa
- the CRHBP gene encoding corticotropin-releasing factor-binding protein — protein MPSAFQLQCHLVLIFLAAYKGDTRYLEVRDAGEDEPFLLLSEDLKRELSAGQIYRRSLRCIDMLSIEGQFTFTAEQPQLHCATFFIGEPEELIMIDYDFVNIDCQGGDFLKVFDGWILKGEKFPSSLDHPLPTSERYTDFCESGNMQRSIRSSQNVAMIFFRIHQPGNGFTVTVKKTTNLFPCNVISQTPSGRFTMVIPHQHRNCSFSIIYPVVIKISDLILGHLNGLFLKKPSAGCAGVGDFVELLGGTGLDPSKMFPLADLCHSFHGSAQMKIGCDNTVLRMVSSGKHINRVTFEYYQLDLQEIENRKENSIEEFCFPSI, from the exons ATGCCGTCTGCCTTCCAGCTTCAATGCCACCTCGTCCTCATCTTCCTAGCAGCCTACAAGGGGGACACCAGATACCTAGAG GTGAGGGATGCTGGTGAAGATGAGCCCTTCCTACTCCTCAGTGAAGATCTGAAGCGAGAGCTGTCTGCAGGACAGATCTACCGGCGGTCGCTCC gctgcaTCGACATGCTGAGTATAGAGGGGCAGTTCACCTTCAccgcagagcagccccagctgcactgCGCAACCTTCTTCATCGGCGAGCCCGAGGAGCTCATCATGATAGACTACGACTTCGTAAACATCGACTGCCAAGGAGGCGATTTCCTGAAG GTATTTGATGGCTGGATACTCAAAGGAGAGAAATTTCCTAGTTCCTTGGACCATCCCCTCCCCACTTCTGAAAGATACACAGACTTCTGTGAAAGTGGCAACATGCAGAGGAGCATCAGGTCATCACAGAATGTGGCGATGATCTTCTTCAGGATTCACCAGCCAGGCAATGGATTTACTGTCACAGTCAAGAAAACTACCAACCTCTTCC CTTGCAACGTCATCTCTCAGACTCCCTCGGGAAGGTTTACTATGGTCATTCCTCATCAGCACAGAAACTGCAGCTTTTCTATAATATATCCAGTGGTGATAAAAATATCCGATCTCATCCTGGGACACTTAAATGGCCTCTTTCTAAAG AAACCATCAGCAGGCTGTGCGGGAGTGGGAGATTTTGTAGAGCTGTTGGGAGGAACTGGCTTAGACCCATCCAAGATGTTTCCACTAGCTGATCTCTGTCACTCCTTTCATGGGTCTG CCCAAATGAAGATTGGTTGTGACAATACTGTGCTACGAATGGTCTCCAGTGGCAAGCACATCAATCGTGTGACGTTTGAGTACTATCAACTTGATCTGcaggaaatagaaaacagaaaggagaacagCATTGAGGAATTCTGCTTCCCTAGCATCTGA